The genomic stretch GCCGCGTTCGCCTCCGCCGCCTTCTGCCGCAGAAGCTTCACCGCCGCCGGAATGTCCTGCTTCCCGAAGATCGACGACCCCGCGACAATCAAGTTCGCCCCCGAGACAACCGCCGGTCCGATCGTGTCGGCAGTGAGGCCGCCGTCGACCTCGATGTCGTAATTGAGATTATTCTGATCCCGGAAGAGACGGGCGAAGCGGACCTTCTCAAGCACTTCCATGATGAACGGCTGCCCGCCGAACCCCGGGTTCACCGTCATGCAGAGGACCAGGTCGACCCGCTTCATGTACTTCTCGGCCTTCTCGATCAGCGTCAGCGGATTGACGGCGATCCCGGCGCGGCAGCCCATGCTCTTGATGAGGTCGAGGGTCCGGCCCACGTCATGATACGCCTCGAGGTGGATCGTGATCGTGTCGGCCCCGGCCTCGATGAAGGAGCGGACGTAGCGGTCCGGCTGCTGGATCATGAGATGGACGTCGAGCGGGAGCCGGGTGATCCGGCGGAGCATCGCGACGAAGTCGGGCCCGAAGGTCATGTTCGGGACGAAGTGGCCGTCCATGATGTCGACATGGAGGCAATCGACCCCCGCGGCCTCGACGGCACGGACATCGCGCTCAATGTTTCCGTAGTCGGCGGCCAGGATCGACGGGGCCAGGAGGATCGGCTTCATGGATGACAGGGGACCCTATTTCTTCTTCTCGATCAACTCGATTTCGTACCCCTCGGGGGCGTCGATGAAGCCGATCCGGGAGCCCGAGGCCGAGGGGGCCGAGGGCCCCTCGCTGAAGGGATAGCCCTTCGCGGCGGCCTCGGCGGCGAAGGCCTCGATGTCGGCGACCTCGAAGGCGAGGTGGGTCAGGTCGGGGCCGACCTGGACGGGGCCGCTCTTCGGATAGTGGCAGATCTCGATCAGTTCCTCGCTGCCCGGGACCTTGAAGAAGACCAAGGTCGAGCCGCGCGAGGAGGTGTGGGAGCTGACCTGCTCGAGGCCGAGGACCTCCTTGTAGAAGGAGACGGTCTTTTCGAGGTCTTCGACCCGATAACGGGTGTGGAGGAGGCGGAGGACGGGCATGGGATGGGAAGGGTTTAGATTTTGACCTTGAATTTCTCCCCTTCCTTCACCCCGGCGGTGAAGGCGCAGAGCCATTCGGAAAGGTTGACGAGGTCGCCGAGGTCGATCACCTCGACGGGGCTGTGCATGTAGCGGTTCGGGATGCCGAGGGCCGCCGTCGGGACGCCACCGCGCTGCTTGAAGATCGCGTCGGCGTCGGTGCCCGACCAGCGGGCGTCGATGCTCAGCTGGATGTCGATCTTCTTCGCCTTCGCCGTCTTCGCGAGGCGCTCGACGAGGACGGGATGGTTCACGCTGCCCCGGTTCAGGACCGGCCCCTTGCCGAGCTTGATGTCGCCGAAGCGTTTGGCGTTCGCCAGCGGCATGTCGGTCGAGTGGCCGACGTCGACGACGAGGGCCGCGTCGGGCTGGAGGGAGTAGCCGACCATGCTCGCGCCGTAGAGGCCGTTCTCCTCCTGGATCGTCGAGACCGCGATCAGGCAGACGTCGATCCCCTTCAGCTCCGAGGCGAGGCGGAGGGTCTCCGCCGCGACGAACGTGCCGACCCGGTTGTCGCAGGCGCGGGCGACATAGACATCGCCGTTGAGCTGCTCGAAGCCGGCGGTGTAGGTGACGAGGTCGCCGACGGCGGCCCGCTTCTCGGCGTCCTTGCGGTTCTTGGCGCCGATGTCGATGAAGAGATCGTGCCAGGCCGGGACCTCGGGCTTCTTGTCCCGCTCCTGCATGTGGACGGCGAGGGAGCCGACGACGCCGAGGGTCTTTTTCCCCTCATGATGGATGTGGACGCGCTGGCCGCGGGCCAGGGCCGGATCGGGACCGCCGACCGGGGCGAAGTAGAGGAAGCCCTCCTCCGAGATATATTGGATCTGGAAGCCGATCTCGTCCCCGTGGCCGACGACCATGATGCGGGGGGAGCCCTTCGGGTTCAGGATCGCCCACGAATTGCCGTAGGCATCGCTCCCCGTCTCGTCGGCGAACTCGGAAACGTAATCGAGCCAGACCCGCTGCCCCGCCGCCTCCCCGCTCGAAGGGCTGGGGGTTTCAAGAAGCTTCCGCAGGAAATCGAGGGATTTTTGTCTCATAGAGATAGGCCCACCAAGGTATCTCATTTCGCCCAATTGAAAAGGGCCTAAAAAAGATCCCCTCCCAACGCCCTCCCTCTTCCGTTAGACCGGACGAATCTCGGGAGCCGCCGCCCGCTCCATCAATCCGGCCACCGCCCGCTGCGGGGGGAGGCCCTCGAAGAGGATCGCGTAGACCTGGCAGGCGACCGGCTTCGCCTCGGCGGGGACCGCCGCGAGGCTGTAGAGCGACCGGGCCGTCTCGACCCCTTCCGCGACGCCGACCTCGGCCAGGATGGCCTGGAGCGTCCTCCCCCCCGCCAGCAGGCTGCCGACGCGGTAATTGCGGCTCAGTTCGCTTCCCGAGGTCAGGAGGAGGTCGCCCACCCCGCTCAGCCCGGCGAAGGTCTCCGGCCTCCCGCCGAGGCGGACGCCGATCCGGGTCATCTCGGCAAGGCAACGGGTCAACAGCGCGGCGAAGGCGTTGTGACCAAGGTTCATCCCGACGCAGAGCCCCGCCGCGATGGCGTAGACGTTCTTCAACGCCCCGCCCAACTCGACCCCGGTCAGATCGGTCGAGCGATAAAGCCGGAAAGAACGATGGTGGAAGAGGGCCTGGAGCCGTTCGGCGAGGGCCTCGCTCCCGGCGGCGACGACGGCGGCGGCGGGAAGCCCGGCGGCGATCTCCGAGGCGAAATTCGGGCCGGAGAGGGCCGCCGTTTCGGTCCCGGGCCAGACCTGCCCGATGATCTCGCTCACCCGCAGTCCGGTGCCGACCTCGAGCCCCTTGCTCAGGGAGAGGACCGGAACACCCGGGGCGGGGAAGCGGGAGAGCGTCGCCCGCATCGCCTGGACGGGGATCGCGACGATGAGGAAGTCGATGCCCGGGGGCCACCCCTCGGCCGCATCGCCGTGATGGCGGTAAATCGGCTCATGGCCGTTGCGGAGGAGGACGTCCCCCATCGCCGTCCCCCACTTTCCCGCGCCGAGGATGCCGACTTTCATGGAAAAATGGAAAAGGGGCGGGGTTCTGCTTCGCCGTTACTTCGCCTTCGGGGAACCCATCCGCTTCTCCTCGCCGCGGAGGAGGCGCTCGATGTTCGCCCGATGCCGGAGGATCGTCATCCCGCCCGCGAGCAGGCCGAAAACGAAGAAGATCCGCTTGTTCGGATAGAGGACGAAGGCGGCCACCGGGAGCACCGCCGAGGCGAGGATCGAGGCGAGCGAGACGATGCGGGTCAGCCAGAAGGAGGCCCCCCAGACCGCCAGGATCACGAGGAAGGCCTCGGGCATGAAGGCCGCGATCGCCCCCGCCGAGGTCGCCACCCCTTTGCCGCCCTTGCCGCCCAGCCACGGCGTGAAGTTATGCCCCAGCGTCGCCACCAGGCCGATCAGCACCACGGCCACCTCCCACTCCATCCGCCGCCCGTGGGGGACGAAGAAGACGAAGATGAAGGCGGGAAGGAAGCCCTTGAAGAAATCGAGGAGAAACGCCGGAAGACCCCACTTCCAGCCCAATACCCGCCAGACATTCGTCGCGCCAATATTGCCGCTGCCGTGCTTGCGCAGGTCGAGGCCGTTCCACTTACCCAGCAGGAATCCGAACGGGATCGACCCGATCAGGAAAGAGAAACACAACATCACCGCCGCCGCCATCCGCAGGTGACGGGAACCGGTTTCGATAAAATAGGGCAATTCCACAGGGGGAGCGTTCTACCGCTCCGACTGTCTTGCGGCAATCTGAAATACGCTGTAGCCTCCCCCCCACTCATGATCTCCGAAATCGAATTCAAGGGCTGGAAACGGAACCTCCGCCTCAATGACGGCATCGCCGAACTCGTCATCACCCTCGACGTCGGCCCCCGCATCCTCCACGCCGCCCCCATCGGCGGGAAGAATCTCTTCTGCGAGTTCCCCGACCAGATCGGCCGGGCCGGGGAGGAGGAATGGAAGATCCGCGGCGGCCACCGCTTCTGGACCGCGCCCGAGAACGAGGAGAGCTACACCCCCGACAACGTCCCCGTCGACTACCGGAAGATCGACGACAACACCGTCGAGATCGCCTCCCCGGCCCAGTCCGACCACGGCTGGCAGAAGACCCTGCGCATCGCCTCCCTCGGCAACGGCCGCTTCACCGTCCTCCACACCCTCACGAACAGCGGGACGAAGCCCCTCGAAGTCACCCCCTGGGCCCTCAGCGTCATGGCGCCCGGCGGCACCGCCGTCCTCCCCCAGTCGGCCCCGAAGCTCCATCCCCTCGACAATCCCCCCGGCACCCCCGTCAACGTCGACGACTACCAGTCCAACCGCCGCGTCGTCCTCTGGAAGTACAGCCACCTGAACGACCCCCGCCTCACGCTCGAGAAGGAGTTCTGGTTCGTCCGCCACGAGGCCGACTCCAAATGCTTCAAGATGGGCCTCCACTTCCAGGAAAAGTGGGTCGCCTACCAGCTGGGCAACCACTACTTCGCCAAGACCGTCCCCGCCCCCGGCGGCACCTACCCCGACGACGGCTCGAACTTCGAGCTCTTCACCAACAAGGACATCCTCGAGCTCGAAACCCTCGCCCCCCTCGGCCCCCTCCCCGTCGGCGCCAGCCGCAGCCATGAAGAGACGTGGCAGATCGGCACCCTCTCCGAATCGATCACCACCGTCGCCGGGGCCAAGGCCTTCTTCGCCACGCTGAAGTAAGCGCCTTCCTCCGGTAAAAACAAAAGCCCCACCCCTCCTCGGAGGGGTGGGGCTTTTCGCTGGCAGCAGAAACTACCCCTTCTTCAGCGCCAGCTTCAGCGTCACCACCTCGAAGGGGCGCAACGCCAGCTTGATCCCCTCCTTGCCGACGGGGACCGCCTTGCCTCCCTCCTCCAGCAGGTTGACCTTCGCCGCCTTCGCGATCGGGAAGGCGCTGCGGAACGTGGCGTTTTGGTGCGCGCCGTGAGACTCGAAGAGACGGACGACGAGGTCGTCCGAGTCCTCGGCCTTCTTGATCGTGTCGATCACCACCGCCGGGTTC from Verrucomicrobium sp. GAS474 encodes the following:
- the rpe gene encoding ribulose-phosphate 3-epimerase, whose product is MKPILLAPSILAADYGNIERDVRAVEAAGVDCLHVDIMDGHFVPNMTFGPDFVAMLRRITRLPLDVHLMIQQPDRYVRSFIEAGADTITIHLEAYHDVGRTLDLIKSMGCRAGIAVNPLTLIEKAEKYMKRVDLVLCMTVNPGFGGQPFIMEVLEKVRFARLFRDQNNLNYDIEVDGGLTADTIGPAVVSGANLIVAGSSIFGKQDIPAAVKLLRQKAAEANAAG
- a CDS encoding VOC family protein; amino-acid sequence: MPVLRLLHTRYRVEDLEKTVSFYKEVLGLEQVSSHTSSRGSTLVFFKVPGSEELIEICHYPKSGPVQVGPDLTHLAFEVADIEAFAAEAAAKGYPFSEGPSAPSASGSRIGFIDAPEGYEIELIEKKK
- a CDS encoding M42 family peptidase, which produces MRQKSLDFLRKLLETPSPSSGEAAGQRVWLDYVSEFADETGSDAYGNSWAILNPKGSPRIMVVGHGDEIGFQIQYISEEGFLYFAPVGGPDPALARGQRVHIHHEGKKTLGVVGSLAVHMQERDKKPEVPAWHDLFIDIGAKNRKDAEKRAAVGDLVTYTAGFEQLNGDVYVARACDNRVGTFVAAETLRLASELKGIDVCLIAVSTIQEENGLYGASMVGYSLQPDAALVVDVGHSTDMPLANAKRFGDIKLGKGPVLNRGSVNHPVLVERLAKTAKAKKIDIQLSIDARWSGTDADAIFKQRGGVPTAALGIPNRYMHSPVEVIDLGDLVNLSEWLCAFTAGVKEGEKFKVKI
- a CDS encoding NAD(P)H-dependent glycerol-3-phosphate dehydrogenase, with amino-acid sequence MKVGILGAGKWGTAMGDVLLRNGHEPIYRHHGDAAEGWPPGIDFLIVAIPVQAMRATLSRFPAPGVPVLSLSKGLEVGTGLRVSEIIGQVWPGTETAALSGPNFASEIAAGLPAAAVVAAGSEALAERLQALFHHRSFRLYRSTDLTGVELGGALKNVYAIAAGLCVGMNLGHNAFAALLTRCLAEMTRIGVRLGGRPETFAGLSGVGDLLLTSGSELSRNYRVGSLLAGGRTLQAILAEVGVAEGVETARSLYSLAAVPAEAKPVACQVYAILFEGLPPQRAVAGLMERAAAPEIRPV
- the plsY gene encoding glycerol-3-phosphate 1-O-acyltransferase PlsY, with amino-acid sequence MELPYFIETGSRHLRMAAAVMLCFSFLIGSIPFGFLLGKWNGLDLRKHGSGNIGATNVWRVLGWKWGLPAFLLDFFKGFLPAFIFVFFVPHGRRMEWEVAVVLIGLVATLGHNFTPWLGGKGGKGVATSAGAIAAFMPEAFLVILAVWGASFWLTRIVSLASILASAVLPVAAFVLYPNKRIFFVFGLLAGGMTILRHRANIERLLRGEEKRMGSPKAK